The sequence CGCCGCCACATCGATTTCCGTGAGAATACCGAAGCCTTCTTTCTTGAGTTCCTCGGTCACGCGCGCGATCGCTTCGTCAAAACCGGAATGGATTTGTTTGGCAAAATAGTAACTCATGATAACCTCTTCAATGCAATTTTCTTAACGGCCTCATGCCTGCTTACACTTACTCGACAATTTGAACTCTCACAACACCGGCTGCTCAGCGCAAAAATTCATGAATTGCTTGCGCTGCTTTTTTACCGGCGCCCATTGCTAAAATCACGGTTGCGCCGCCGGTGGCAACATCGCCGCCGGCAAACACGCCCGGCTTGCTGGTCGCGCCGGTTTCCGGGTCAATGGTGATGATGCCGTGCCTGCCGGTTTTCAATCCCGGCGTTGTGCGCGGAATGAGCGGGTTCGGTCCCTGGCCGATGGCGACTACTACCGTATCGACTTCGAGAGTATAATTGGAATTCTCGATCGGCGCCGGCCGGCGGCGTCCCGAGTCGTCCGGTTCGCCAAGCTGCATTTTAATGATCTCTATTCCAGTCACCCAACCCTTGGTATTGCCCTTCACGGCCACCGGCGCTTCGAGAAAGCGAAACTCGATACCCTCTGCTTCGGCGTGATGCACTTCCTCCGCGCGCGCCGGCAACTCGGTGCGCGAACGGCGATAAACTAGATACGCATGTTCTGCGCCCATGCGCTTGGCAGTGCGCACCGCATCCATGGCTGTGTTGCCGCCGCCAATCACGGCCACGCGTTTGCCGACTTTGATGGGCGTGTCCCATTCCGGGAAGCGATAGGCGCGCATGAGATTGAGGCGTGTAAGAAATTCATTCGCCGAATAAACGCCGTTTAAGTTCTCACCGGGCACGTTCATGAAATAAGGCAAGCCGGCGCCGGTGCCGATGAACACGGCATCATAACGCCCGAGCAACTCATCCACCAGTTCCGTGCGGCCGACGACATGATTGGTACGAAACTCCACACCCATTTCGGCAAGTTGATCGACCTCCGCCTGCAAGATTGCTTTCGGCAAACGAAATTCCGGAATGCCATAAACCAGCACACCGCCGAGTTTGTGCAGGGCCTCGAATACGGTGACGCGATAACCGAGTTGAATCAACTCTCCGGCCACGGTGAGGCCGGCCGGGCCGCCGCCCACCACAGCAACGGACTTGTTCTGTTTGTCTAAAATATTGATCGAGAGCTTGCCATTGCTTTGCTCACGAACATAGTCTGCCACAAAGCGTTCGAGACGGCCAATGGCGATGGGTTGATATTTTTTACCCATGACACAAACCAATTCGCATTGGCTCTCTTGCGGGCAGACGCGACCGCAGACCGCCGGCAAAGCATTTTTTGTTCGAATGATCTCTGCCGCGCGAATGAAGTCGCCTTGCGCCACCCGGTCAACAAACGCAGGAATGTCGATGCCCACCGGACAGCCCGCAATGCAGACCGGCTTTTTGCATTGCAAACAGCGACTGGCTTCGAGCACGGCCTGATCATCGTCATAGCCCAATGCAACTTCATCGAAATTGGTAATGCGCCGCAGCGGCGCCTGCTCGGGCATTGGTGTTTTTTCGGGGATGACTTTTTTAGCCATAGTTTTTCATTCGAATTGGATTACCAGCGTGTTGGAGTAGTGGAGTGCGGCAGCAACATTACTCCATCATTCCAACACTTCGGTAAACCTCCTCCTCATTCAGACATCGTCCCACTGCTTCGCGCTCTTCGTCACGATACATCTGCTGCCGGCGCACCAACTCATCGAAGTCGACTTGATGCGCGTCGAAGTCCGGGCCGTCGACGCAGGCGAATTTGACTTGACCGCCGACGGTGACGCGGCAGCCGCCGCACATGCCGGTGCCGTCGACCATGATGGGATTCAAGCTCACGATCGTGGGAATGCCATACGGCCGGGTCAACTCGGTCACGGCGCGCATCATAGGCGCCGGGCCGATACAAAAAACGCGGTCGAGAAGTTCGCCGCGTTTGATCATTTTAGCGAGTGGCTGGGTCACCAGGCCGTGGATGCCATAACTGCCATCGTCCGTGGTGACCAGGAGATGGTGCGCTTGCCGTCGCATCTCCTGCTCCAAAATCAGCAACTCGTGCGAGCGTGCGCCAATGATGGCCGTCACTTGATTTCCCGCTGCGCGCAAGGCCGCAACGACCGGATAAATTTCCGCGACGCCCACACCGCCGGCGAGGCAAACACAATGGCCAAAATTTTCGATATGCGTCGGTTCGCCGAGCGGGCCGCAGACATCCGGTATGAATTCTCCGGCTTGTTTTTGGCCCAACAAGCGCGTGGTCCAGCCCACCTCC is a genomic window of Cytophagia bacterium CHB2 containing:
- the gltA gene encoding NADPH-dependent glutamate synthase produces the protein MAKKVIPEKTPMPEQAPLRRITNFDEVALGYDDDQAVLEASRCLQCKKPVCIAGCPVGIDIPAFVDRVAQGDFIRAAEIIRTKNALPAVCGRVCPQESQCELVCVMGKKYQPIAIGRLERFVADYVREQSNGKLSINILDKQNKSVAVVGGGPAGLTVAGELIQLGYRVTVFEALHKLGGVLVYGIPEFRLPKAILQAEVDQLAEMGVEFRTNHVVGRTELVDELLGRYDAVFIGTGAGLPYFMNVPGENLNGVYSANEFLTRLNLMRAYRFPEWDTPIKVGKRVAVIGGGNTAMDAVRTAKRMGAEHAYLVYRRSRTELPARAEEVHHAEAEGIEFRFLEAPVAVKGNTKGWVTGIEIIKMQLGEPDDSGRRRPAPIENSNYTLEVDTVVVAIGQGPNPLIPRTTPGLKTGRHGIITIDPETGATSKPGVFAGGDVATGGATVILAMGAGKKAAQAIHEFLR
- a CDS encoding sulfide/dihydroorotate dehydrogenase-like FAD/NAD-binding protein, which produces MYKILQARSLAPGVKRFEVAAPEIARHRRAGQFVILRAHEEGERIPITIADADPERGTITLIVQEVGWTTRLLGQKQAGEFIPDVCGPLGEPTHIENFGHCVCLAGGVGVAEIYPVVAALRAAGNQVTAIIGARSHELLILEQEMRRQAHHLLVTTDDGSYGIHGLVTQPLAKMIKRGELLDRVFCIGPAPMMRAVTELTRPYGIPTIVSLNPIMVDGTGMCGGCRVTVGGQVKFACVDGPDFDAHQVDFDELVRRQQMYRDEEREAVGRCLNEEEVYRSVGMME